cgttctcctcctcctcctccgtgaggccaggggtgtcCGGGACCCCGTCGCTGGAGCTCAGAATGCTCTCGCCGCCCAGCAGCTCCGGGATGGTCTCGCAGGCGATCCCGAAATGGATGACgtcgctgctgctgccgctctgGCCCCGCGTGGCGTCCAGCTGGGCCGAGTCCCAGGACAGGGTGGAGTGCAGAGAGTCCCCGGGCTGCCCGGGCAGGGGGGTGAGCGGGGAGGCTGCGTCGGCGTCCCACGCCAGCCTGCTAGTCGGGAGGGGCGTGTCCGCGCTGGGTCGGGTCCTCGAGGCGTCGGACGTTCCGTCTCTCGGGCTCCCGGAGAGCTGAGCCTTTTCAGCTTCTCCCTCCTCCAGCACACGTCTCCACGAGCTCTTCACCTCTGAAACTGAACGAGGAGAGAAAGCCTTCTTTATCTTTTATCACCTGCACAGGCGAGCTGGTCAACATTCCAGAAGGAATTATCAGGCTGTCAAGGCATGCCTTTTCCCCCCTTAGTCAGCACCTGCTGGTATGTTTCAGGGGCTGTAGGGCACTCACTCAGGCTTTCTGGGGTGCGGGGGATCTGCTTCCTGGTTGAGAACGGGTCCAATAGGGTGCCGAGCAGGGCCTCCAGCTCCATGCCTTGTCTGCTGTAGTCAGGGCTGGCGGTGACCCCGTCTGCAAACTGCACATGCgcacagtttggggggggggggggtggcaataTTACATCAAACATGCAGTACAGTGAACAGCTTCCGCTTTCACACCTCACAATATACATCATAGGTTGCCACAGTAACTCCATTGCAAACAAGGGTTGTCAGTAGACATCAGCCCTTTGcaacatcccacaatgcacccttGGGGATCTCAGGAAATGCCCACACACAGAACTGCTCTTTGTGTCGACTTCCCAGTGTGTGACAAGAGGAAAGTGGTCTGTACTCTTCTATAGAAGTGGCCCACTTGTAAACTGAAATGTGTGGTTATGTGGAAAATTGCTAGcggaaaataaaacatttacgAATCTAAAAATACATCCTAGCAGGTTCCCTGCGCTGTTCACTCAACCTCACCCTACCTGTACAGGATGAGCACATGGTGAGAAAGACCAGGACTAAGACTGGTGGCTTCACTTTTACCTGCTCTGCCAGGTTGTCCCATTCCCTGTCCATGATCATGGCCGCCTTCTCCACTGCCGCAGTCTTCTGCCGCGTTCCTCCCACCGGTGCAGTCTTCCGATCGCTGGCCTGTCAGAGACTCGTTTAGTCACATGACTTTTCCCCCCAGAGTGATGTCAGGAACAACCAAAAGCATGCAAAACATCACGTTGCCATGTTCAAGCTGTTTCCTCTGTGCAGAGGTTCTTTAATTGCAGTTGGTTAAAAATGCAGCCCACCTGGAAAGGTTTAGGAGAGGGAGCTTGGCAAGGAGTTGATGGTCTTGGAGAAGGCACAGAACTGGGAGCCGGCGTTTCACTAGGTTCTGATGCGGGGAGGCAAATGCTGCATAGAAAAGattaaatacagttaaatacaaGACCCCTTGTGAACCGGCTTTCATTCCTTTGTCTAGAGAAATGAGGTCTCTGTTGGAGATGTCAGCCTCGTATCTGTCCGTTGCGATTTCTCTCAGTTCGCCCCGGTCATCGAAAGGCAAGTATAATGTAGGGAGGATCTGTGGCAGACAGGACACTGCTGAGGCCTGCCTGGGTATCGCCCTCCCAGAGCAGATGAAAGGGCAAAGCTTTAGCCACACACATAGCACCATTCACTCATTACAGCAGTACCTCTGCAGGTCTTCCAGGTCAGCGGTCTCTCCATCTGCATTCTCTGAAGAATCTGAACTTTCGACTGGGGCCTCCTCCTTTACCGATCCCactgtgggggctgggggaggcatTAAGAAGGTAACCacagaaatgaatttgaatgaagTTGTAACTGACAACCTTCTCACTAGTTATACAGCTTTTCGGTAACACTTAACCATTCCAGCCTGTTATTAATTACATCCTCACAGTTCAAACTTAAGGGATTATCGTTATTTATGCAGATGAGCTccactgaaaaatatatttacattgatTCTACTTTTCTGGCTATCATTTACAGGAAGAGTTCTGTACCTTGAAAAAGCTGAAACCAACAACCACTTATATTTAAGAGGGCGGTCGGAAAAAACTAAACTGACTGTTACATATCGACTTTAGAAAATTGATTCAAAACAAAGTTCTTGCAAAATTTTAGACCTTTAAAATTTCCAGACACGCTAGCAAATGGAATGCTAATATTTATACGAAACCCAGAAACAGAGACGAGACACTCTGGAATCAGTGAACATGCGTTTGTTGACCCACCGGGCAGCTTGGCTGGATACAGCGAGAAGACGCTGGATTTGAAGCTGCCCTCAGCGGCCGGCTCAAAACAAAGGGGCGCCATTGGGGAGAGGAAGTCGAGCGCCTGGGAGAAAAACATGAGTCAGAAACCTGCTCTCCCTCAGGCCAGCGTTTCAAACGCAGGCTTCGCCGTCCCGACTCACCGGATCCTCGTTGAGGAATGAAGTCAGCGGCCTCCGCTCCAGGCTGtcctcccacttcctgtcccaaGCCTGCTCCATCTTCTGGATAAATGCCTTCACTTCAGGAATGTCCTCCTTGGAAATCCTTTTCCTGGTGGCGATTCAAAGCTCACTCACTCAACAGAACTGCAGTAGCAGTTCTCTTGAGACAAAAGAATGTCTTGTGATGGTGCAACCATAATTTAACCCACATTGCCAATGTAATTAGTCAAAGCAGCATATAAGTCAAAGCAACATTTTGGCAATGAATACCTGACTGTAAAAACAGCTGCTACAGCTACCCTTGGAGACTTTATGGACTAATTCAATACCCACGTCGAGGATTTACTCACTCATATGCAATTATTAAACTACATATTTCAGAAAGGTTTTATGCAAATACAAACTGCACTGTCTGAGATAGCTGCATCACAGTTATTCTAAGGAACACCTAAAAGGAAGTACAAAGAATGCAAGCTGGCAATATTTACTTCCACATACTGTATTACGAGTATCTACCACCAGGctataaacaagacaaaaccTGGGTCCTCAACTTAGAGCGAGAccgaaaatgaaaaatgaacacttATTCTTTTGAAAGAATTGCATTACTTCAGCActtttatgcattcattttctttttgagcAGCCCACCTACATGCAGATGCTAGCATTGTGATTTGAGGTCGACTGATTCTGAAGggatgtgtgctgtgagtgagcTGCTGAGCTCTCCCGCATGTGTATCTCCATCTATAGCACAGGGGtcaagctccagtcctggagggccacagtgtctgctggttttcacagaGTCAAGTCATTTAAGTGGCTTAAATGAACCAGTGGTTCAGTCAAGTCCTTGATTGGCTAAATAacccacacaccttgttctcaagtcCTTAATTAGCAGGtgactgaaaggaaactacaaaaacCTACAGACATTGTGGCCCCCTTAAGACTCAATTGGATGTCCCAGATCTATAGCACCTGTGTGCGTTTCCTCAGGAGGCTCCAGCCCCTCCTACCTCGTGAGTCTGACTGCCTCCAGGGAGCGCCTCAGGAGCAGGGCCTTCTCCTCCATGTGCTGCAGGTCCGGCCGCGGTGCAGCGCCCCCGACCCGCTCGCGCTCCTCCCGCAGGAGGCGCAGGGCCTCGTTCAGCAGCTCCAGGAGGCGCAGCACGTTCAGCTGGCCCTCCTCGTACACGCTCCCCGTGCTCGACTGATGCacagacacggggggggggggaaggaggtcAGCTCTCGGAAACACGAGGGATTACGAAGCACTGCTTCGCAATCCCTCACTATAAAGAGGTCAGGGAGGATGGCTGCTCTGTAGAAGTACCCAGCCATCCAGTTACATTCACTTGGCCATGTCTTACAATGGAATTTATGAAGCTAATGTACAAGGCCTTTTCCATTAGAAACTCAGCACgtcaattattttaataagtCTCAAGAAAGTGTATGTCAAGAATGCCATTGTAATGTTCTTATTTTTCAATGAAGTGAAATTAGTTTGTGACTTTATCCAGGGCCAGTGATACTACTACATGTGCTACATGAATAAACTCACACGTGAATTTCTCTATGATCGGGGTCTGTTCTCACCGACTGAGCTGATTTTTCAACCTGCTCCAGCAAAACTTTGGGGATGTTTATAGTGAGGTCCGTCCCGTCCAAGGTGTACTGGTCAATGTTTCCCTTGACAACGCAGTCCACaaccttcctctcctcttccagaGTGGACAGGATGTTGTTTACATCTGTCCAGAGGGAGCGGACCTGCAAAGGACGGGGAAGCAACACAGGTCATGCTACTCATTTTTTAGCACAGTGGTGTTGAGAAATAGGCATGAAGATGCAAGGAAAACAAACCTTCAGAATCTTCTCAGACTGAAGACGCATCTTCTCTTCACCTTCCTTCTCATGCcttaaaaaaagagatacaTTTATTCAAATCAATGTTATTTGTATACcgcatttttacagaaaacagtcAAAGACACTACAGACTATTGGTTTAAAGAGAGTCTTTTCTAAGAACTGTGGAGAGGTAAAGGCTACCCCAAAAAGGCATGATATAATCAAGGCAGGAGAATGATATTTGATGGCAAAATTCATGTAGAGATATGGGACATTCCCCACCATCCTCACACAAGTAAGATGACATGCCTGCAATGCCAATTCAATTCCTTGCATCTCAGAATTTGAACCAAAACAACGATAAATCAAGTTCAGTGCAGATCAAAGCCATTTTTCACCAGGTGGGAAAACACTAGTTTTATTAAAGCAGTACTAAGTCTAAATGTTTACTAATTTTCTTCTTTGAGACCagcctgtaaaataaaaatgatccaTGACCGCTTGAGCAGGCTCTCCAGCTACAGGGACATTGCACATCTGGCTGTGCAAATACAAAAGTAGGCTGCACAAGCAGGTAGCCttctggaaaaaatgaaaataaacttaCTTCAGCAAGCTGTCAAGTTGGGCATCTTCAGCCCTCAAATCCCTTATTGATTTGACCAGCGCCCTGTGAGACGGGGAGAGATTTAAACGCATTAACACCAATTTAGGAATGTTCAGCCACAATTTAATCAAAAGTACACACTTTAATACTCAAGAACTGTTAAAACTGTGACAGTAAAAGTCACAATGCCTAGTGGCCATGTAATACATTGCACTTAGTTAGATCATGGAATTCATACAAGTCCTGGCAAGCCAGTCTCtgataaaatgtacatgtatgtgtctCAGTTTTACCCATAAGAATTTAACTCTAGCTTGCTCTAACATCTGCTTAATTCTGGAATGAGGTGGGGTAACTGAGTGCaagcaaaacacaaatctgTTGTTCAAACTGCTTGCATGGCTGCAACATACAGACTATTTTAGGGGCTGTTACACATTCTGGCAGCCCATGTCTTCATCTCTTAAATTACACGACGTAGTGTCCAAACGACTGTCCTCCACAGGTAAATCTCTCGGTCAGGAGCAAGTCTAATCGTAGTAAACCGCAATGTGATACTAAAAAGCACCGTCACCCGTCACTCTGTTTAGACTATCAAAGAGGGCAGAACTCACCGCGCTTTGCGCTGGTACTCCTGGATGAGCTGGTCCTGCTCCACTGCAGTTCTCTGAAACCTCCGCCTCACCAGCTGAAACCTCAGCATGGCCGTCTCCAGTGACTGAGCTTTAGCAGCCGAAGCTTCGGGAATCCACGTTTTGTCTTTCAgagcaggacaaaaaaaaaaaaaatttaaaaaagggttAGCTTCTTCCAatagaatattttatgaatttgtcAGGTTTGCTAACAACTCAGCCGAGTCTAGCACACTTGTGCATGTCCATTATCCTTCTCTATATTAAAACTGCACAAACTCCACTAAAAGCACCAACATCCTTCCTTTTCAAGTTGCTCTAATGGCTAAGCTCTCTGCTAAAAGAGAAAGGTGTCATCTTACAAAAAGCCCCCTTTAACCAACAGAATCTCCATGCAACATGCATTTCCATGTCATTCTACCCCAAACTAATTCGAAGCGTTAACACTAACATACCACACGTGAAACCATGCTGCACTAACATAGTATTGCATTACCTGTGGAAAAGGTTTTCATCTCTTGCAACATGACATGCTTGGCCAAGTGAAGCATCACATTTATGAACTTGGGTCCCCCAGGTGAAAGAAACAAGGACGCCACAACTTTGGGGAAGGCATTCCCACGTTCGGCCTGAGGGGAAGCAGTTTCAGTATTTTCAGTAAAATGCTCACCCTAATCTGGGCTACATCAGGAAATaaggtattaaaaaaaataaaagaaaaaaaactcgtGTCCTTAGGTCCAGTCCTTACCCCGATTTCCCGAAACCAATTGTAAGTCGCTTTACGAAATTCCGCATCAGCCTTCCAACCCATAACTGGCCAACAATGcctttgtgggggaaaaaaaggcaaaatgacGGATGTTGTGCAGAAAGTTTCCAAAATCTAGAGACATCATCACAAAAAGACCCAACTTTCATCGTCTTAACTTACCTGAACACCTCATTGACTCGTGAAGGGTTAAGTTTTTCAAACAAGAAGTGAGCGACGACGTAGAAGGCATCTTTGTTTGGAGTGTCAAACATATTACTGCATGGGGTGAAAAAGATTATGAATCAGTTGGTGAAACAACTAAAAATACGCATTTCTATCACGTTAGCAGAAGCACCCAGGCAATTAATACAAGACATATAACCCAACTTTAACATTACCTTATATAATTATTGACATTACTGCAATGTTGTACCGTGTTTGTTGCGCTAGGTAGTTCGCTTCTGGTGTAAAAAAGCAACATTCACAGCTGCTAAGTGCAGCAAAGAATTTGAGTTATATTAACCAGTCATTAGCCGCCAAACTTTAAACAATAGTTTCGCTGGCCTTAGTTATGTTTCCATCATGTTTATGTAATATTGCTTCGCAAACTCATCGGCGTAAGCTCGACTCGATATAAAGGCCCCAGGGGTCTACAAAAGGTTATACATCTTAACAATAGCAGCAATCGTCAAACAGAAAAATCCCTACAACAAACGTTAACGCTACCCAACGCTGGCTGCTTGGCAACAGGGATAATGGTCAACTAATACAGAAcgttttaaaatcattattcaTCATTAATGACTGATTAACAGATTCGGGAAACAAGTATGGAAATTTAGATATGACTGTTACAAGTTACTCACATGCCTAACGTAATTCCTCGTTTGCTTGAGCCGCCAGAGTTAGCCGCGATTTCGG
The nucleotide sequence above comes from Anguilla rostrata isolate EN2019 chromosome 7, ASM1855537v3, whole genome shotgun sequence. Encoded proteins:
- the haus6 gene encoding HAUS augmin-like complex subunit 6; this translates as MSSLQKSNAKYLWWSLLSLGLQPEIAANSGGSSKRGITLGINMFDTPNKDAFYVVAHFLFEKLNPSRVNEVFRHCWPVMGWKADAEFRKATYNWFREIGAERGNAFPKVVASLFLSPGGPKFINVMLHLAKHVMLQEMKTFSTDKTWIPEASAAKAQSLETAMLRFQLVRRRFQRTAVEQDQLIQEYQRKARALVKSIRDLRAEDAQLDSLLKHEKEGEEKMRLQSEKILKVRSLWTDVNNILSTLEEERKVVDCVVKGNIDQYTLDGTDLTINIPKVLLEQVEKSAQSSSTGSVYEEGQLNVLRLLELLNEALRLLREERERVGGAAPRPDLQHMEEKALLLRRSLEAVRLTRKRISKEDIPEVKAFIQKMEQAWDRKWEDSLERRPLTSFLNEDPALDFLSPMAPLCFEPAAEGSFKSSVFSLYPAKLPAPTVGSVKEEAPVESSDSSENADGETADLEDLQSICLPASEPSETPAPSSVPSPRPSTPCQAPSPKPFQASDRKTAPVGGTRQKTAAVEKAAMIMDREWDNLAEQFADGVTASPDYSRQGMELEALLGTLLDPFSTRKQIPRTPESLISEVKSSWRRVLEEGEAEKAQLSGSPRDGTSDASRTRPSADTPLPTSRLAWDADAASPLTPLPGQPGDSLHSTLSWDSAQLDATRGQSGSSSDVIHFGIACETIPELLGGESILSSSDGVPDTPGLTEEEEENELGLMEEEENELVLPKIPSSAADPEAALRSRFSRIRKDYCEASFTHRGGETPEPPSPLNAGNFPEAGDWEAGSRVFSLDLDALESPPLSSRERLSLPKLATFSPIDDLMP